From a single Planctellipticum variicoloris genomic region:
- a CDS encoding sigma-70 family RNA polymerase sigma factor, whose amino-acid sequence MSDPVSAPPRPDFARLLVQHDRAVLRYIMTFIPRRDDAEEVLQRTATVLWEKFEEYDAAREFLPWALRVAYFEVLTFRKEAARSRLVFCEDVIEKLAETRQGECPILEAQQSALQECLAKLTGDSAALLRRRYCDSQTVPELAAESGKTAKSLYRRLDRLRELIAACVERRLASDGILKTAD is encoded by the coding sequence ATGTCTGATCCTGTCTCAGCGCCCCCGCGACCCGACTTCGCCCGGTTGCTGGTGCAGCATGACCGGGCCGTGCTCCGTTACATCATGACCTTCATCCCTCGACGGGATGATGCGGAAGAAGTGCTGCAGCGCACGGCCACGGTACTCTGGGAAAAATTCGAGGAATACGACGCAGCGCGAGAGTTCCTCCCCTGGGCGCTGCGCGTGGCTTACTTCGAAGTGCTGACGTTTCGAAAAGAAGCCGCCCGAAGTCGGCTCGTCTTCTGCGAGGATGTCATCGAGAAGCTGGCGGAAACCCGCCAAGGCGAGTGCCCGATTCTCGAAGCCCAGCAGAGTGCGCTTCAGGAATGCCTGGCGAAGCTTACCGGCGACTCCGCAGCGCTCCTGCGACGCCGCTATTGCGACTCGCAAACCGTCCCCGAACTGGCGGCCGAATCGGGCAAAACGGCCAAATCGCTGTATCGCAGGCTCGATCGGTTGCGCGAACTGATTGCCGCCTGCGTCGAACGACGGCTGGCCTCGGACGGTATCCTGAAGACTGCAGACTGA
- a CDS encoding mandelate racemase/muconate lactonizing enzyme family protein → MPAQFPAFSARPVSARPGLSRRELLQAAMAGTLSLGGLHTLSARGADAVSGKWLTIEQIDRTVVKVPYREIPDRAMSRELPHWKYSEICEVRLKSGQSGVGETMIYYSWGKTEDDDVARALGKNAVELMWDDSLGPGLQIALFDAVARTFDVPVYALLGTRLVERTPLSWWNIDTPPEDMAAECAEALRQGYMSYKTKGRPWFDLWKQVELSAKVVPENFKIDMDFNDTLLDAERAIPILLELEKSPQVDIWEGPIPQSDIAGNRKICEAVRGKVAQHYGTPDPFQVLRNDATDGFVVGGGATRLMQAGAVCEMAEKPFWLQLTGTGITAAWSLHFGAVLKQATWPAVNCHQLYQHTLLTAPITVTNGTAAIPTTPGLGYDLDRDAVAKYRVARPASRPEPERLLETTWPDGRVMYVASNGTVNFILNLGMAGKIPYFEKGVDTRLLPDDGSAKWRTLYQQAQAGPYFPK, encoded by the coding sequence ATGCCAGCTCAATTCCCCGCATTTTCCGCCCGTCCCGTGTCGGCCCGCCCTGGCCTCAGCCGGCGCGAACTGCTCCAGGCCGCGATGGCCGGTACGCTGTCGCTGGGCGGGCTGCACACCCTGTCGGCCCGCGGTGCTGACGCCGTTTCCGGCAAGTGGCTGACGATCGAGCAGATCGATCGGACGGTCGTCAAAGTTCCCTACCGCGAAATCCCCGATCGGGCGATGTCCCGCGAGCTGCCGCACTGGAAGTATTCGGAGATCTGCGAAGTCCGCCTGAAGTCGGGCCAGTCGGGCGTCGGCGAGACGATGATCTATTACTCCTGGGGCAAGACGGAAGACGACGACGTCGCCCGGGCGCTCGGCAAGAACGCCGTCGAGCTGATGTGGGACGATTCGCTCGGCCCCGGCCTGCAGATCGCCCTGTTCGACGCGGTCGCCCGCACGTTTGATGTGCCGGTGTATGCGCTGCTCGGCACGCGGCTGGTCGAGCGGACGCCGCTTTCCTGGTGGAACATCGATACGCCCCCCGAGGATATGGCGGCGGAGTGCGCCGAGGCCCTGCGGCAGGGTTACATGTCCTACAAGACCAAGGGGCGACCGTGGTTTGATCTGTGGAAGCAGGTGGAACTTTCGGCAAAGGTGGTGCCGGAGAACTTCAAGATCGACATGGACTTCAACGACACGCTGCTCGACGCCGAGCGGGCGATCCCGATTCTGCTGGAGCTGGAGAAGTCCCCGCAGGTGGATATCTGGGAGGGGCCGATTCCGCAGTCGGATATCGCCGGCAACCGCAAGATCTGCGAAGCGGTCCGCGGCAAGGTGGCCCAGCACTACGGCACCCCGGATCCGTTCCAGGTCCTGCGGAATGACGCGACCGACGGCTTCGTCGTCGGGGGCGGAGCTACCCGGCTCATGCAGGCAGGGGCGGTCTGCGAAATGGCAGAGAAGCCGTTCTGGCTGCAGCTCACGGGCACCGGCATCACCGCCGCCTGGTCGCTGCACTTCGGGGCCGTCCTCAAGCAGGCCACTTGGCCGGCGGTCAATTGCCATCAGCTCTATCAGCACACGCTGCTGACCGCGCCGATCACCGTTACCAACGGGACGGCGGCAATCCCCACGACTCCCGGCCTCGGCTACGACCTCGATCGCGACGCCGTCGCGAAGTACCGCGTGGCCCGCCCCGCCAGTCGTCCTGAGCCGGAACGGCTGCTGGAAACGACGTGGCCCGATGGCCGGGTGATGTACGTGGCGAGCAACGGGACCGTGAACTTCATCCTGAACCTGGGGATGGCGGGGAAGATTCCGTACTTCGAAAAAGGCGTCGACACGCGGCTGCTGCCGGATGACGGTTCGGCGAAGTGGCGGACGCTGTATCAGCAGGCTCAGGCGGGACCGTATTTTCCGAAGTAG
- a CDS encoding TatD family hydrolase: MADTLLSTDLRLVDTHCHLDEDSFKANRDETIQRAVDSGIVAMVTIGTTLASSRMAIELAAKYDAVYAAVGIHPNYAATAAEGDWQEIEQLCASPKVVAVGETGLDRYWDHTPIEIQQDYFDRHLALSRSSGLPFIVHCRDAEADVVAQLQRASEAGPLNGVMHSFCGSAETARICLDLGLSLSFSGMLTFRRNEALRMLVGEVPLDRLLVETDAPYLSPSPHRDKRNEPANVRFTAECLATARGVSSEELCRATTANAIRLFKLPLGG; this comes from the coding sequence GTGGCTGATACGCTCCTTTCGACCGATCTGCGCCTCGTCGATACGCACTGTCATCTCGACGAAGATTCGTTCAAGGCGAATCGCGACGAAACGATCCAGCGGGCGGTCGACTCGGGGATCGTCGCGATGGTGACCATCGGCACGACGCTGGCGAGCAGTCGGATGGCGATCGAACTCGCCGCGAAGTACGACGCCGTCTACGCGGCGGTCGGAATTCATCCAAACTATGCCGCGACTGCGGCGGAGGGGGACTGGCAGGAGATCGAGCAGCTCTGTGCGTCACCCAAGGTGGTCGCGGTCGGCGAAACGGGGCTCGACCGCTATTGGGACCATACGCCGATCGAGATTCAGCAGGACTACTTCGATCGCCATCTGGCCCTTTCCCGATCGAGCGGGCTGCCGTTCATTGTCCATTGCCGCGATGCCGAAGCCGATGTCGTCGCCCAGTTACAGCGGGCGTCCGAGGCCGGTCCGCTGAACGGCGTGATGCACTCGTTCTGCGGCTCGGCGGAGACGGCCAGGATCTGCCTCGACCTGGGATTGTCCCTTTCGTTCTCCGGCATGCTGACGTTCCGCCGGAACGAAGCGCTGCGGATGCTGGTGGGCGAAGTGCCCCTCGACCGGCTGCTCGTCGAAACGGACGCGCCGTATCTGTCGCCGAGTCCGCATCGCGACAAGCGGAACGAACCGGCGAATGTCCGGTTCACCGCGGAGTGCCTGGCGACGGCCCGCGGCGTGAGCAGCGAAGAACTGTGCCGTGCGACGACGGCAAACGCGATCCGGCTGTTCAAGCTGCCGCTGGGCGGCTGA
- a CDS encoding DUF1559 domain-containing protein, which translates to MLDGLKTARRRGFTLIELLVVIAIIGVLVALLLPAVQQAREAARRTQCRSNMKQIGLALHNYHDVANRFPFSQANKGSCTGASSSYGPSKVENIVLNSRGWTMLLPYFEQTPLYNQYNHNGPAGDFKDPGNSIGVLNGTAFGNNDKVVSQLIPLLLCPSDPGDPFVRDLNAAYAISVASAAAGVFPAKTSYDFSVVGQSVRRNCVRWDDIIPNLRPMFGIQNSASIRDITDGTSNTAAVLESTLDLQNGYAATWGVSVFTNVGVDLLHTDGINNWNGYSWSVPPYGFFPGKLRTYTGPGSRHVGGMHIVMGDGSVRFLSENVGQSIKVALYGIADGQVLGEY; encoded by the coding sequence ATGCTGGACGGATTGAAGACGGCTCGGCGACGTGGGTTTACGCTGATTGAACTGCTGGTGGTGATTGCGATTATCGGCGTGCTGGTGGCCCTCCTGCTGCCGGCGGTGCAGCAGGCGCGCGAGGCGGCGCGGCGGACGCAGTGCCGGAGCAATATGAAGCAGATCGGCCTCGCCCTGCACAACTATCACGACGTTGCGAACCGCTTCCCCTTCTCGCAGGCGAACAAGGGGAGCTGCACCGGGGCATCCAGCTCCTATGGTCCGAGCAAGGTTGAAAACATTGTTCTCAATTCCCGCGGCTGGACCATGCTTCTGCCGTACTTTGAGCAGACGCCTCTTTATAACCAGTACAATCACAATGGGCCGGCGGGGGACTTCAAGGATCCGGGAAACTCCATCGGCGTTCTCAACGGGACGGCATTCGGCAACAACGACAAGGTGGTCTCTCAGTTGATCCCGCTGCTCCTCTGCCCGTCCGATCCGGGGGATCCGTTTGTCAGGGATTTGAACGCCGCCTACGCCATCAGCGTCGCCTCGGCCGCCGCGGGAGTGTTTCCGGCCAAGACGTCGTACGACTTTTCGGTGGTGGGGCAGTCGGTGCGGCGGAACTGCGTTCGCTGGGACGATATCATTCCGAACCTGCGTCCGATGTTCGGCATTCAGAACTCGGCCTCGATCCGTGACATCACGGACGGAACCAGCAATACGGCGGCGGTTCTGGAAAGCACGCTGGATCTCCAGAACGGCTACGCGGCGACGTGGGGCGTCTCCGTCTTCACCAACGTGGGGGTCGATCTGCTCCACACCGACGGCATCAACAACTGGAACGGGTATTCCTGGAGCGTGCCTCCCTACGGTTTCTTCCCAGGAAAACTGCGGACTTACACCGGTCCCGGAAGTCGACATGTCGGCGGAATGCACATCGTCATGGGTGACGGTTCCGTCCGGTTCCTGTCCGAGAACGTCGGACAGTCGATCAAGGTGGCGCTGTACGGCATCGCCGACGGGCAGGTCCTGGGCGAGTATTAG
- a CDS encoding IS110 family transposase: MLNPSTPCGVMGHAAGAASERSDEAAPAAAGDRSIASGASEPAAELDRRRHGRTSPNSRLSRKRSRNSPSSHLRDWEHAIDPRIHIGIDVSKARLDVAMSDSSSLLAVDNDLKGFLKLLKQLPPPDRCQVVMEATGTYHFDAFLCLNDHGYHVAVVPPIRVRAFATGAGWIAKTDAIDARVLVRYSKVAELQITEKPSDFQLKLHALVTRRRQLVDLHVQESNHFEAARDKAVKDDIEQTRNMLKIRITAIEKQIDDLCDSDPDAKRRVELMTSVPGIAKRTAAVLLGELPELGDANRQQVGALVGVAPYNRDSGKSSKLRSIRGGRASVRSALYMAALTASRCNPVIRPFYRRLKDAGKPSKVCLTACIRKLLTILNAMIKSDTAWNHGLQNA; encoded by the coding sequence ATGTTGAATCCATCTACCCCGTGTGGTGTCATGGGACACGCGGCGGGGGCCGCTTCGGAGCGTAGCGACGAAGCGGCCCCCGCCGCGGCCGGCGACAGATCGATCGCGTCTGGGGCCTCAGAGCCCGCCGCGGAGCTGGATCGTCGTCGGCATGGTCGTACCAGCCCGAACAGCCGTTTGAGCCGGAAGCGTTCTCGAAACTCTCCGAGCTCGCATTTACGAGATTGGGAACACGCCATCGACCCCCGCATCCACATCGGCATCGACGTCTCCAAGGCACGACTCGATGTCGCCATGTCCGACTCCTCTTCCCTCCTGGCCGTCGACAACGACCTCAAGGGCTTCCTGAAACTCCTCAAGCAGCTCCCCCCACCCGACCGCTGCCAGGTCGTCATGGAGGCCACCGGCACCTATCACTTCGACGCCTTCCTCTGTCTCAACGATCACGGGTATCACGTCGCCGTCGTGCCCCCCATCCGCGTCCGCGCCTTTGCCACAGGGGCCGGATGGATCGCCAAAACCGACGCCATCGACGCACGCGTCCTCGTTCGTTACTCCAAGGTCGCCGAACTCCAGATCACCGAAAAACCCTCCGATTTCCAGCTCAAACTCCACGCACTCGTCACTCGCCGACGGCAGCTCGTCGACCTCCACGTCCAGGAGTCCAATCACTTCGAAGCCGCTCGCGACAAGGCCGTCAAAGACGACATCGAGCAAACCCGAAACATGCTCAAAATACGCATCACTGCCATCGAAAAACAGATCGACGATCTCTGCGACTCCGACCCCGATGCCAAACGCCGCGTCGAACTCATGACCTCCGTCCCAGGCATCGCCAAACGGACAGCCGCCGTGCTCCTCGGAGAACTCCCCGAACTCGGCGACGCCAACCGCCAGCAGGTCGGAGCACTCGTCGGCGTCGCCCCCTACAACCGCGACAGCGGCAAGTCCTCCAAACTCAGATCCATCCGCGGCGGCAGAGCCTCCGTCCGTTCCGCTCTCTACATGGCGGCACTCACCGCCTCACGCTGCAACCCCGTCATCAGACCGTTCTATCGCAGACTCAAAGACGCCGGTAAGCCAAGCAAGGTCTGCCTCACCGCCTGCATCCGCAAACTCCTGACCATCCTCAACGCGATGATCAAATCCGACACCGCCTGGAACCACGGACTCCAAAATGCGTAA
- a CDS encoding LamG-like jellyroll fold domain-containing protein, translating into MSRDDRASEREFFRRIADGRLTPGEFAEFEQRLLSDSELRKRYVRAMNLEANLYESFNGPVDESSLHAHPRGSWRPLWMTMSVIGAVLTTAAVLFVGFLWRPQSAPVPPESAPVQTGMVAAPFRKPEPVAVVTQVRGIDVPASTGLRPGTSVEPGILKIPQGEVQIEFLNGAQLNLAGPAELHIFSVEAATLVAGRAAVRIPKGARGFILNTPDAAIIDLGTEFTASVGESGTSEVHVVDGEVEVSLLGDDGNTLTSRRLLENKSLRVRHEPIGLEDIAPPSSSLPAIHEQKSSPLVATGKYVDAVRAAQPLIYWRFENLVDGRVPNEVGPQWSAVIHADPDDESGIVIRDGVARFTPTLTQIHRIEADQPIAGLNREDFTIEFWATVDYFHWATFVAVIPDEDREIDRHLNLIEFPYQSALIYSPGSFRFLHRDPPGENGGINLFSNGGCTPGFWHHIAVVKTLTELKLYLDGRLVRRLAETFEPDDSAYRFNVGSLDTNRVDRALAGAIDELAVYMHALSDDEILAHYRAQRATDERP; encoded by the coding sequence ATGAGTCGTGACGACAGGGCCTCCGAACGGGAATTCTTCCGCCGCATCGCAGACGGGCGACTGACTCCGGGCGAGTTTGCCGAGTTCGAGCAGCGGCTGCTGTCAGACTCCGAACTCCGGAAGCGCTACGTCCGCGCGATGAACCTCGAAGCCAATCTTTACGAAAGCTTCAATGGACCGGTCGACGAATCGTCGCTTCACGCCCACCCCCGCGGTTCCTGGCGGCCGTTGTGGATGACGATGTCGGTTATCGGCGCCGTTCTAACGACGGCGGCGGTCCTCTTCGTCGGATTCCTCTGGCGGCCGCAATCCGCGCCCGTCCCGCCGGAATCGGCGCCCGTCCAGACCGGAATGGTCGCCGCTCCCTTCCGAAAGCCGGAGCCGGTCGCCGTCGTCACGCAAGTTCGGGGAATCGACGTCCCCGCATCGACCGGTTTGCGACCGGGAACGTCAGTGGAGCCCGGCATTCTCAAAATCCCGCAGGGCGAAGTCCAGATTGAGTTCCTGAACGGCGCCCAACTGAACCTGGCAGGCCCCGCGGAGCTGCACATCTTCTCGGTCGAAGCGGCAACTCTCGTCGCCGGCAGGGCCGCCGTGCGAATTCCCAAGGGGGCTCGGGGCTTCATTCTCAACACGCCGGACGCGGCCATCATCGATCTCGGCACGGAATTCACCGCCTCCGTCGGAGAGTCGGGGACCAGCGAAGTCCATGTCGTCGACGGCGAAGTCGAAGTCTCGCTGCTCGGCGACGACGGCAACACCCTGACCAGCCGCCGACTGTTGGAAAACAAATCCCTGCGCGTCCGCCACGAACCGATCGGACTGGAAGACATTGCCCCCCCCAGCTCCTCGCTTCCGGCGATTCACGAACAGAAATCATCGCCGCTGGTCGCCACCGGAAAGTACGTCGACGCGGTCCGGGCCGCACAGCCGCTCATCTACTGGAGATTTGAGAACCTCGTCGACGGCCGGGTCCCCAACGAAGTCGGCCCGCAATGGAGCGCGGTCATTCACGCCGACCCGGACGACGAATCCGGAATCGTCATCCGCGACGGCGTCGCCCGATTCACCCCCACTCTAACCCAGATTCACCGCATCGAAGCCGACCAGCCGATCGCCGGACTGAACCGCGAGGACTTCACGATCGAATTCTGGGCCACCGTGGACTACTTTCATTGGGCCACGTTCGTGGCGGTCATCCCCGATGAAGACCGAGAGATCGATCGGCATTTGAACCTGATCGAATTCCCCTACCAGAGCGCGCTCATCTACTCGCCCGGATCGTTTCGCTTTCTCCACCGCGATCCCCCCGGAGAAAACGGCGGAATCAACTTATTCTCCAACGGCGGCTGCACCCCAGGCTTCTGGCATCACATCGCCGTGGTCAAGACCCTCACCGAACTGAAGCTCTACCTCGACGGTCGGCTGGTCCGCCGGCTGGCGGAGACGTTCGAACCGGACGATTCCGCATATCGATTCAACGTCGGCAGCCTGGACACCAATCGGGTCGATCGGGCCCTGGCGGGCGCCATCGACGAACTTGCCGTCTATATGCACGCGTTGAGCGACGACGAGATCCTCGCACACTATCGCGCTCAGCGCGCGACCGATGAACGACCGTAG
- a CDS encoding complex I subunit 4 family protein — translation MSPEVLLTAIIFLPAAWAIPLLWFPAQARDAMRYYALFGTAATFALSLQLIGVFDSRVGEMQLQVALPWIPNWNIWYRLGVDGFSLPLVVLTGLIFFLSLLASWTIDKQLKGFLILFLLLETGVMGVFLSLDFFLFYVFWEVMLLPMYFLIGIWGGARREYAAVKFFLYTFAGSMLMLIAMLMFYFNGGFSFDLLQLARIGQGREHGLEFSQTLQMVAFVLLFIGFAIKLPVVPFHTWLPDAHVEAPTPISMILAGVLLKMGGYGLIRVAFPLCPYGAQYFASVIVGMGVISIIYGALAAMAQTDFKRLVAYSSVSHMGYVLLGLGAWKVSEATGGAIGRDQWEMGVNAAMYQMIGHGISSAGMFFVVGVVYDRVHHRDLNRFGGLAGIMPEYTGLSVGIFFAALGLPGLCGFIGEVMAVLGAWNFSPPLAIVAAFGVVLTAGYILWTIQRVYLGAEYRGPHPEALTPLSNREQTIAWVLLVLAVVLGVYPPLLLHITDGTVHQFVEGLDQAYRSLHQVGDPLTTMLD, via the coding sequence ATGAGTCCTGAAGTCCTCCTGACTGCGATCATCTTTCTGCCGGCGGCGTGGGCGATCCCGCTGCTGTGGTTTCCGGCGCAGGCGCGCGACGCGATGCGCTACTACGCGCTGTTCGGGACCGCCGCGACGTTCGCCCTGTCGCTGCAACTGATCGGCGTGTTCGACAGCCGGGTGGGAGAGATGCAGCTCCAGGTGGCGCTGCCGTGGATTCCGAACTGGAACATCTGGTACCGGCTGGGAGTCGACGGGTTCAGCCTGCCGCTGGTAGTGCTGACCGGACTCATTTTCTTTCTGAGCCTGCTGGCTTCGTGGACGATCGACAAGCAGCTCAAGGGTTTCCTGATTCTGTTTCTGCTGCTGGAAACGGGCGTGATGGGGGTCTTCCTGTCGCTCGACTTCTTCCTGTTTTACGTCTTCTGGGAAGTCATGCTCCTGCCGATGTACTTCCTGATCGGCATCTGGGGGGGAGCCCGGCGGGAATACGCCGCGGTGAAGTTCTTCCTCTACACGTTCGCGGGCAGCATGCTGATGCTGATTGCGATGCTGATGTTCTACTTCAACGGCGGATTCAGCTTCGATCTGCTGCAACTCGCCCGGATCGGACAGGGACGCGAACACGGTCTGGAGTTCAGCCAGACGCTGCAGATGGTGGCGTTCGTGCTGCTGTTCATCGGCTTTGCGATCAAGCTGCCGGTGGTGCCGTTTCACACCTGGCTTCCCGACGCTCACGTCGAAGCCCCGACGCCGATCAGCATGATTCTGGCCGGCGTGCTGCTGAAGATGGGGGGCTACGGCCTGATTCGCGTCGCGTTTCCGCTCTGCCCGTACGGCGCTCAATACTTTGCGAGCGTGATCGTCGGGATGGGGGTGATCAGCATCATCTACGGGGCGCTGGCTGCGATGGCCCAGACCGATTTCAAGCGGCTGGTGGCGTACAGTTCCGTCAGCCACATGGGCTACGTGCTGCTGGGGCTGGGGGCCTGGAAGGTCAGCGAAGCGACGGGGGGGGCGATCGGTCGGGACCAGTGGGAAATGGGGGTCAACGCCGCCATGTACCAGATGATCGGCCACGGGATTTCGTCCGCGGGGATGTTCTTCGTGGTCGGGGTCGTGTACGACCGGGTGCATCATCGCGACCTGAATCGGTTCGGCGGGCTGGCGGGAATCATGCCCGAATACACGGGGTTGTCGGTGGGCATTTTCTTTGCCGCGCTGGGATTGCCGGGGCTGTGCGGCTTCATCGGGGAAGTGATGGCGGTGCTGGGGGCGTGGAACTTTTCACCGCCGCTGGCGATTGTGGCGGCGTTCGGGGTGGTGCTGACGGCAGGCTATATTCTGTGGACGATCCAGCGGGTCTATCTGGGGGCCGAGTATCGCGGGCCGCACCCCGAGGCGCTGACGCCCCTGTCGAACCGGGAGCAGACGATCGCGTGGGTGCTGCTGGTTCTGGCGGTCGTGCTGGGGGTCTATCCGCCGCTGCTGCTGCACATCACCGACGGGACGGTGCACCAGTTTGTGGAGGGGCTCGATCAGGCCTACCGCAGCCTGCACCAGGTTGGCGATCCGCTCACGACCATGCTCGACTGA
- a CDS encoding carboxypeptidase-like regulatory domain-containing protein, protein MRFTWGCWLSIALLILASGCGRKGPKIELVFVSGTANMDGQPLADASIVFIPLKSQQPQPSWGHTDADGNFSLKTSDGSVGAATGPYRIVVSKMVMQDGSPIPAGSQTGGADGKELIPYPHSDPRQSPHLVEVTKEEVMFDLFLKSEEKSLTRK, encoded by the coding sequence GTGCGGTTCACGTGGGGTTGCTGGCTGTCGATTGCACTGCTGATTCTGGCGTCCGGGTGCGGTCGGAAAGGGCCGAAGATCGAGCTCGTTTTTGTGAGCGGCACGGCGAATATGGACGGGCAGCCGCTGGCGGACGCGTCGATCGTGTTTATTCCGCTCAAGAGTCAGCAGCCGCAACCTTCCTGGGGGCATACCGACGCCGACGGGAATTTTTCGCTGAAGACTTCGGATGGGAGCGTCGGAGCCGCCACGGGGCCTTATCGCATCGTGGTTTCCAAGATGGTGATGCAGGATGGTTCGCCAATCCCGGCGGGGAGCCAGACGGGAGGGGCGGACGGAAAGGAGCTGATACCGTATCCCCATAGCGATCCGCGACAATCGCCGCACCTCGTCGAAGTGACGAAAGAAGAAGTCATGTTCGACCTCTTCCTCAAGTCGGAAGAAAAGTCGCTGACTCGCAAGTAG
- a CDS encoding NADH-quinone oxidoreductase subunit N encodes MATAAGVENEMLVSALEQLLSDTTGPSLRLFAPEAALVIAIVLMLLSRIIGGGRLPASWIALWGALIAFGFSWLQYRTFSASGGGTIEYFTGLMVFDQFAALLRLLLLLFTILVIGLTSLTGIPDDEDGADFFSLLLGSVIGMLLMVGANHLLMMFLAVEMAGVPGYALSGFLKGRRQSSEAALKFVVYGAGAAGILLYGISLIGGLTGTLMLPELAARLRDLFGETGAGMGDPAARTLLLAVVMVVAGLAFKLSVAPFHFWCPDVFEGSAAEVGGFLSVASKAAAFALLLRFVHALATPVVPGMGDFYLTLGLGLAVLASITATLGNLAAYRQRNLKRMLAYSTIAQAGYMLMAVAAAMTFVAAASDGTVSVADAGPRAARAIEGLTYYLVIYLFMNLGPFAMAALIRNEIFSEEIDDLRGVGRQSPLLAVCMGLCLFSLVGMPPLGGFFAKLAVFASLVDAAALHGAFWIVLGLACVNTVISLWYYVNVLRVMTFYPRPADAPEVNLGVSSWPGLYLLVICLPVLALGILIQPVSEAAAAAARSLFP; translated from the coding sequence GTGGCGACGGCTGCAGGGGTTGAGAACGAGATGCTGGTTTCTGCGCTGGAACAGTTGCTGAGCGATACGACGGGACCGTCGTTGCGGCTGTTCGCGCCCGAGGCGGCGCTCGTGATCGCCATTGTCCTGATGCTCCTGTCGCGGATCATCGGCGGAGGGCGACTTCCGGCGTCGTGGATCGCGCTGTGGGGCGCGCTGATCGCCTTCGGCTTCAGTTGGCTGCAGTATCGGACCTTCAGCGCTTCGGGCGGCGGGACGATCGAGTATTTCACGGGGCTGATGGTCTTCGACCAGTTCGCCGCCCTGCTCCGTCTGCTGCTCCTGCTGTTTACGATTCTGGTGATCGGTCTGACGTCTTTAACCGGCATACCGGACGACGAAGACGGCGCGGATTTCTTTTCGCTGCTGCTCGGTTCCGTGATCGGCATGCTGCTGATGGTGGGGGCCAATCACCTGCTGATGATGTTTCTCGCCGTCGAAATGGCCGGCGTACCGGGGTATGCCCTGAGCGGATTTCTGAAGGGGAGGCGGCAGAGCAGCGAGGCGGCGCTGAAGTTCGTCGTCTACGGCGCCGGCGCCGCCGGGATTCTGCTGTATGGAATCAGTCTGATCGGCGGGCTGACGGGAACGCTGATGCTTCCCGAACTGGCGGCCCGCTTGCGCGATCTCTTTGGAGAAACCGGCGCCGGGATGGGCGACCCGGCCGCCCGGACGCTGCTGCTGGCGGTTGTGATGGTGGTCGCCGGCCTGGCGTTCAAGCTCAGCGTGGCCCCGTTTCACTTCTGGTGCCCGGATGTCTTCGAGGGCTCGGCGGCGGAGGTCGGCGGATTTCTGTCGGTAGCTTCCAAAGCGGCCGCGTTTGCCCTGCTGTTGCGGTTCGTCCACGCGCTGGCGACGCCGGTCGTCCCCGGCATGGGAGACTTCTACCTGACGTTGGGATTGGGGCTGGCGGTGCTGGCCAGCATCACGGCGACGCTTGGCAACCTGGCGGCGTATCGGCAGCGTAATCTGAAACGGATGCTGGCATATTCGACGATTGCACAGGCGGGTTACATGCTGATGGCGGTTGCCGCGGCGATGACTTTCGTGGCTGCTGCGTCTGACGGAACCGTCAGCGTTGCGGATGCGGGGCCGCGTGCGGCCCGCGCGATTGAAGGCCTGACGTACTACCTGGTGATCTATCTCTTCATGAATCTGGGACCGTTTGCGATGGCGGCCCTGATCCGGAACGAGATCTTCAGCGAAGAGATCGACGACCTGCGCGGCGTGGGGCGGCAGTCGCCGCTGCTGGCGGTCTGCATGGGACTCTGCCTGTTCAGCCTGGTGGGGATGCCTCCCCTGGGAGGCTTCTTCGCCAAGCTGGCGGTCTTCGCTTCGCTGGTCGACGCCGCGGCGCTCCACGGCGCGTTCTGGATCGTTTTGGGTCTGGCGTGCGTCAATACCGTGATCAGCCTGTGGTACTACGTCAACGTGCTGCGCGTGATGACGTTTTATCCGCGTCCCGCCGATGCGCCGGAGGTCAATCTGGGCGTCAGTTCGTGGCCCGGACTGTACCTGCTGGTGATCTGCCTGCCGGTGCTGGCGCTGGGGATTCTGATTCAACCGGTCAGCGAAGCGGCGGCGGCGGCGGCCCGTTCACTCTTTCCGTAA